The Fusarium oxysporum Fo47 chromosome II, complete sequence genome includes a region encoding these proteins:
- a CDS encoding uncharacterized protein (of unknown function-domain containing protein), whose translation MYQSTQISSYFTTTGYLIPIISVLGVAILPRDRFIQNLILDLLAICAGSAMSLLVLWSSVQARIHTPSSTSQTTTAALPPYNSSQSAVCAVWLFANIWFANFMRAKLPSFSLPVVIYSILINNSTTSGPRFATTQAVEAFVKEQLLAMLFGMAIATGVSLFIFPISSRMIVIGQFRGFICLLRKVVSLQKEYLATLAKDDIFDNETRNAEERECWQEKKKRKSRRVEKEKEKEKDEGMAEAKAAKRLADTTHTARVLTGKIHDNMTFAKRDMAWGKLDTKDLGEIVAISSLADILHRIAERRRRNVVKETLEESAAEGNWEKQLWNDMKQLHTPFQTFVEAIDQGLEHTGICLEILPKPKVTRKSTSIGSDDVEAHGDAVNPGDQYFGSLVNKKVQKFNSENGDTTQAWVRDEASDAIPRNQAQLYVILYIQQLMHVAGDALQDLVAFADKKIEDGTMKHKRLIFPTERRLLKWLMSVFKGQDSSVKQNQDILETNNIDYGDSLNPKKDLEHLPATNIWQHLGNWLRRILLLLGSKESHFGFRVAAATMTVGILAFLEQTHQFFQDQRLDWAMITIALGMTITSGQSIFGFFCRIGGTCLAMVFSLIIWYAVDQKTPGVIVLLWFFIFIEYYFFKFPRFLTAVMITIITQIVIIGYELQVRQLGEAVATQSGQPYYPTYLLAPYRLAVVASGSLIAFFWTIFPSPLTDRTSLRQDLSATIYLLAQYFSVILSTVQSQLEGTAGDIDSETSPAYHLSKARRKIFGKVMRLMSSIESHIMWQRWEPNLGGRFPIDTYQEIIKRSGRIMGYLTLMSYALTHPPQIHKTEDPDDRQASSSDAAADAHDSSWWPAITEAFSGVEATNHTFLSTLALLSNSILAGQSLPPFMLLPQPYKMMPRLIQLRKDDRATESDPDDNPSLPHRDFSRGRGNPGLTTVDLRQEAQDHAVEKRTRRDPQPLSKQADVAFPGDTKSLDAALEQCGYAEFVAMQVCSTLVCDDLEGLVRAMSGLVGVMDFSFGAGQGGRDSRASEMVEKPLARWRTQLIAARSKKAV comes from the exons ATGTACCAATCGACACAAATATCCTCTTACTTCACGACGACGGGCTATTTAATTCCGATAATTTCGGTCCTTGGCGTCGCGATCCTGCCGCGTGACAGATTTATTCAGAATCTCATCTTGGACCTCCTTGCGATCTGCGCTGGCTCGGCTATGTCTCTCCTCGTCCTCTGGTCCTCTGTCCAGGCACGTATTCATACCCCTTCTTCCACGTCCCAGACTACGACAGCAGCCCTACCGCCGTATAATTCGTCTCAGTCAGCCGTCTGCGCAGTATGGCTCTTCGCCAATATCTGGTTTGCGAACTTTATGCGGGCGAAGCTGCCTAGTTTCAGCCTGCCTGTGGTAATCTATAgcatcttgatcaacaaTAGCACAACTTCCGGGCCCAGGTTTGCCACGACTCAAGCAGTGGAGGCCTTCGTCAAAGAGCAGCTTCTAGCGATGCTATTTGGAATGGCCATAGCAACAGGGGTGTCGCTCTTCATCTTTCCTATTAGTAGTCGCATGATAGTGATCGGTCAGTTCAGAGGCTTCATTTGCCTACTAAGAAAGGTAGTCAGCCTACAAAAGGAATATCTGGCGACCTTAGCAAAAGACGACATTTTTGACAATGAAACGAGGAATGCCGAAGAGCGAGAATGCtggcaggagaagaagaagcggaagTCCAGGAGGgtggagaaggagaaggagaaggagaaggatgaggGTATGGCTGAGGCGAAAGCAGCCAAGCGTCTAGCAGATACAACTCATACAGCAAGAGTCTTGACGGGCAAGATCCATGATAATATGACATTTGCCAAGAGAGATATGGCTTGGGGAAAGCTTGACACGAAAGATCTCGGCGAGAT AGTGGCGATAAGTTCACTTGCAGATATTCTCCACCGGATCGCCGAACGTCGAAGGCGGAATGTCGTTAAGGAGACACTAGAGGAGAGCGCGGCAGAAGGAAATTGGGAGAAACAATTGTGGAATGATATGAAACAACTGCACACTCCATTCCAGACTTTTGTGGAAGCAATCGACCAAGGGCTTGAACATACTGGCATCTGCTTGGAAATTCTCCCGAAACCAAAGGTCACCAGGAAGTCAACAAGCATCGGATCGGATGATGTCGAGGCGCATGGAGATGCCGTAAACCCAGGTGACCAGTATTTTGGTAGCCTTGTGAATAAGAAAGTCCAAAAATTCAATTCGGAAAATGGAGATACCACTCAGGCCTGGGTTAGGGATGAAGCCAGCGACGCCATACCAAGGAACCAGGCGCAACTTTACGTGATCTTATACATACAACAGCTGATGCATGTGGCTGGGGACGCCCTCCAAGACCTCGTCGCCTTCGCAGATAAGAAAATCGAGGATGGCACAATGAAACACAAACGCTTAATCTTCCCAACCGAACGACGGCTATTGAAATGGTTGATGAGTGTCTTCAAAGGTCAGGACTCGAGCGTAAAGCAGAACCAGGATATCCTGGAGACGAATAATATTGATTACGGAGATAGCTTGAACCCTAAGAAGGACCTAGAGCATCTTCCTGCTACTAATATCTGGCAGCATTTGGGGAACTGGCTTCGTAGGATCCTGTTACTGTTAGGATCTAAGGAGTCTCACTTCGGCTTTCGAGTGGCCGCTGCTACGATGACAGTCGGTATCCTGGCATTCTTAGAGCAAACCCACCAATTCTTTCAGGATCAGAGGCTAGATTGGGCAATGATTACTATCGCTCTAGGGATGACGATTA CTTCTGGCCAGTCGATTTTTGGCTTTTTCTGTCGAATCGGAGGCACATGTCTAGCTATGGTTTTCTCACTCATTATATGGTATGCCGTTGACCAGAAGACCCCTGGCGTTATTGTTCTCCTTTGGtttttcatcttcattgagTATTACTTTTTTAAATTTCCCCGGTTTCTTACAGCCGTTATGATTACCATTATTACTCAAATTGTTATTATCGGTTACGAGTTACAGGTAAGACAGCTTGGCGAAGCGGTAGCAACCCAGTCTGGACAGCCATATTACCC AACCTATCTTCTGGCTCCGTATCGGCTCGCTGTTGTCGCATCGGGCAGTCTAATTGCGTTCTTCTGGACAATATTCCCTTCTCCTCTAACAGATCGGACATCGCTTCGACAGGATTTGTCCGCGACTATATACCTTCTCGCTCAATATTTCAGCGTCATACTTTCGACTGTGCAATCGCAGCTTGAAGGGACAGCAGGCGATATCGATTCAGAAACATCGCCTGCTTACCACCTTTCAAAAGCTCGGCGTAAGATTTTCGGCAAGGTTATGCGTCTCATGTCTTCTATCGAGTCTCACATCATGTGGCAGCGGTGGGAGCCCAACCTAGGCGGCCGTTTTCCCATTGACACATACCAAGAGATCATCAAGCGTAGCGGGCGTATTATGGGTTATCTAACGCTTATGAGCTATGCCCTAACACATCCGCCGCAAATACATAAGACGGAGGACCCCGACGATAGGCAAGCTAGTTCATCGGATGCCGCCGCAGATGCGCATGATAGTAGCTGGTGGCCGGCGATCACAGAGGCCTTCTCGGGAGTAGAAGCGACTAACCATACTTTCCTGTCGACATTGGCCTTATTGTCAAACTCAATTCTTGCAGGCCAGAGCTTGCCACCCTTCatgcttcttcctcaacctTACAAGATGATGCCGAGGCTGATTCAGCTGCGTAAAGACGACAGGGCCACCGAGTCAGATCCAGATGACAATCCATCGCTTCCCCATCGAGACTTCTCACGCGGACGCGGAAACCCGGGTTTGACTACCGTCGATTTGCGCCAGGAAGCCCAAGATCACGCCGTGGAGAAACGCACCAGACGCGACCCACAACCCCTGAGCAAACAAGCAGACGTGGCCTTCCCCGGAGATACCAAATCCTTGGATGCAGCCTTGGAGCAGTGTGGCTACGCAGAATTCGTCGCGATGCAGGTGTGTAGCACGCTTGTATGCGACGACCTTGAGGGGTTGGTGCGGGCGATGAGCGGCCTTGTAGGTGTCATGGATTTCAGTTTTGGCGCTGGCCAAGGAGGCAGGGATAGTAGAGCCAGCGAGATGGTTGAAAAGCCGCTGGCCCGGTGGAGGACTCAGCTTATCGCCGCAAGGAGTAAGAAGGCGGTTTAA
- a CDS encoding enoyl-CoA hydratase/isomerase family protein: MSATIEVPASYSSLPFKNITISHVPADSPSATKVLILAFNRPDKHNAVTENLLVELETAYRVIDQDERVRAVVLTGAGKAFCAGADLQVGFSGLMAHKESEESIARYRDQGGRVALAIANCTKPTIVAINGPAAGFGLTVTFPATIRVAWSGAKVALPFARLGLSLESCSAYFLPRLVGLAKAMHIVTTGETYFASDPLVSPLFSKLLPTPEETVAYAVELASNIGENTSLTSTKLMRDMLLYNSETPEEMHKLDSKVFISLVGSQDNVAGIKGITKKQHPDFSGTFDRNAVPFWPWWDAEKDEQSRAKL, from the exons ATGTCAGCAACCATTGAAGTCCCAGCTTCCTATTCATCACTGCccttcaagaacatcaccatctcccACGTCCCAGCAGACTCGCCTTCCGCTACAAAGGTTCTCATTCTAGCCTTTAACCGTCCTGATAAGCATAATGCTGTCACTGAgaatcttcttgttgagcttgagaCGGCATATCGAGTTATTGATCAAGACGAGCGAGTTCGGGCTGTTGTTCTGACTGGCGCTGGGAAGGCCTTCTGTGCGGGAGCAGATCTCCAGGTTGGATTTTCCGGGCTGATGGCTCATAAAGAAAGCGAAGAGTCCATCGCCAGATATAGAGACCA GGGAGGGCGAGTCGCTCTAGCAATTGCCAACTGCACCAAACCCACCATTGTTGCCATTAACGGTCCTGCAGCAGGCTTTGGGCTTACCGTCACCTTCCCCGCTACCATCCGTGTGGCGTGGTCTGGAGCAAAAGTCGCTCTGCCTTTCGCCCGTTTGGGTCTGAGCCTCGAGTCTTGTAGTGCCTATTTTCTTCCACGCTTAGTCGGTCTAGCCAAGGCGATGCATATTGTCACAACTGGTGAGACCTATTTTGCCTCCGACCCACTCGTCAGTCCTTTATTCTCGAAACTCCTTCCGACACCCGAAGAAACTGTGGCGTATGCCGTGGAGCTTGCGTCCAATATTGGAGAGAATACCTCCCTCACCAGTACTAAGCTAATGAGGGATATGCTGTTGTATAATTCTGAAACTCCAGAAGAAATGCATAAGTTGGACTCCAAGGTCTTTATCTCTCTTGTTGGGTCCCAGGACAATGTAGCAGGTATTAAAGGGATCACGAAGAAACAGCATCCAGACTTCAGTGGGACTTTTGACCGAAATGCTGTGCCTTTTTGGCCTTGGTGGGATGCCGAAAAGGACGAGCAGTCAAGGGCAAAGCTTTGA
- a CDS encoding ankyrin repeat-containing domain protein codes for MHAIAMAQKQATMRQQTAQQMGAGSQMGYQQMGMGQPYDDIPADDPSDIHILTGRGVSVPDFLKFLCACREGDLSNVESIVASQTRSPLFLHHGLLDAMKNGKVEIVRYLLQSGTPISRKTPEIILRAPADQQVALFQLLTEHGWTVNTPERLLPRLIQTNNEPLLDWFLEHGADPNLGGPEADPDQALRLAASQGTVGLVQKLLNGGAKMTSKGLGLFYAAGACPAGSIPHAGLVQPSAEFDKSRIPVMALLVDNGAGVNDKLETQHMTAQYPIVNAVMAGAVERVKWLLSQGADPDLKGQYGSARDYAKFRSSDEMKQVLGVSGT; via the coding sequence ATGCATGCTATTGCGATGGCGCAAAAGCAGGCTACGATGCGGCAACAAACTGCACAGCAGATGGGAGCCGGGAGTCAGATGGGATACCAGCAGATGGGAATGGGCCAACCTTACGACGACATTCCCGCCGATGATCCAAGCGACATACATATTCTCACTGGACGAGGAGTCAGCGTACCAGACTTTCTCAAATTTCTGTGTGCCTGCCGAGAGGGTGACTTATCTAATGTCGAGTCAATTGTTGCCTCTCAAACCCGCTCGCCACTCTTCCTTCACCATGGCTTGCTTGACGCCATGAAAAACGGCAAAGTCGAAATTGTACGCTATCTCCTCCAGTCTGGAACACCGATTTCGCGAAAAACCCCAGAAATTATCCTCAGGGCCCCAGCAGATCAACAAGTTGCCTTATTTCAGCTCCTTACAGAACACGGTTGGACAGTCAATACACCAGAGCGCCTCCTCCCAAGGCTCATTCAGACAAACAACGAACCACTGCTTGATTGGTTTCTGGAGCATGGTGCAGATCCCAACCTTGGCGGGCCTGAAGCAGATCCAGACCAAGCTCTCAGACTCGCAGCCTCACAGGGGACCGTTGGATTAGTGCAGAAGCTTCTTAATGGCGGAGCCAAGATGACCAGCAAGGGATTGGGATTATTCTATGCTGCAGGTGCTTGTCCTGCCGGCTCTATTCCCCATGCAGGACTCGTTCAACCCAGCGCTGAGTTTGACAAGTCCAGAATACCCGTTATGGCACTGTTAGTAGACAATGGCGCTGGTGTAAATGACAAACTTGAGACACAGCACATGACAGCGCAATACCCGATCGTAAATGCAGTCATGGCCGGTGCTGTTGAGAGGGTCAAGTGGCTTTTGAGCCAGGGCGCAGATCCTGATCTGAAGGGGCAGTACGGGAGCGCCAGAGACTACGCCAAGTTTAGGTCGAGCGATGAAATGAAACAGGTGCTAGGAGTGAGCGGTACATAG
- a CDS encoding succinyl-CoA synthetase-like protein gives MATRPTLADAWRLSRTLLPHGSTKYLSTYIPRHQVYDTTIANLNIGKDTRVIYQGFTGKAATLNAKDTLAYGTNVVGGVSPGKGGQEHLGLPVFNTVREAMEQVNPHATSVFVPAQFAAAAIIEAIEAEVPLVVTVAEHIPVHDILRVHDVLKTQSKTRLVGPNCPGIIAPEQCRIGIMPYKQYKKGSIGIVSKSGTLSYEAVGSTSKAGLGQSLVVGMGGDMMPGTTLVDALKLFFNHPGTEGIIAIGEIGGEAELRAAEAIKDYRRITRNPKPIIAMVAGKTAPEGRTMGHAGALLQSGDISAEAKAKALADSGAIVVPHPGVMGQIMKELLSLYTNKIPEGSGQLGPDISFLNLEPEPPRGH, from the exons ATGGCAACTCGCCCAACATTGGCCGACGCTTGGCGACTATCTCGGACTCTCTTGCCTCATGGGAGCACCAAATATCTATCAACTTACATACCTAGGCATCAGGTCTACGACACCACCATTGCCAACTTGAACATTGGCAAGGATACTAGGGTGATCTACCAAG GGTTTACTGGTAAAGCC gcaACTCTTAATGCCAAAGATACCCTTGCATATGGAACTAAtgtcgttggtggtgtaTCCCCAGGCAAAGGTGGCCAAGAGCATTTGGGTCTTCCTGTATTTAATACGGTCAGAGAG GCTATGGAACAGGTAAACCCCCATGCGACATCAGTCTTCGTACCAGCACAATTCGCCGCTGCTGCTATTATTGAAGCAATAGAGGCAGAAGTGCCTCTTGTGGTGACCGTGGCTGAGCACATACCTGTACATGACATACTGCGTGTCCATGATGTGCTAAAAACTCAATCTAAAACTCGCCTTGTTGGTCCCAACTGCCCCGGTATTATTGCTCCCGAGCAGTGCCGTATTGGCATTATGCCGTATAAGCAGTATAAGAAGGGCTCTATCGGTATAGTCTCGAAGAGCGGAACCCTAAGTTACGAAGCTGTGGGCTCAACATCGAAGGCGGGATTGGGTCAAAGCCTCGTTGTTGGTATGGGAGGAGATATGATGCCAG GGACAACACTTGTGGACGCCCTTAAGCTGTTCTTTAATCATCCAGGAACAGAGGGCATCATTGCTATTGGTGAGATTGGTGGGGAGGCAGAACTCAGAGCTGCTGAAGCCATTAAGGACTACAGGAGAATCACGAGAAATCCAAAGCCAATCATAGCGATGGTTGCTGGTAAGACAGCCCCTGAAGGTAGAACCATGGGCCACGCCGGTGCACTTCTGCAATCAGGTGATATATCTGCTGAAGCCAAGGCGAAGGCTTTGGCAGATAGTGGAGCCATTGTAGTACCACATCCTGGGGTCATGGGACAGATTATGAAGGAATTGCTTTCGTTATATACTAACAAAATCCCTGAAGGATCGGGTCAATTAGGTCCCGACATATCATTCCTTAATCTGGAACCGGAGCCACCAAGAGGGCACTAA
- a CDS encoding fungal-specific transcription factor domain-containing protein has product MCQLRGGQHSLRDEDPNTDILPAISDPGTQENPMSLEQTPPATRLCTSQSESPHWDTSGLAKDCEPSRWGSMTDAVHLSPDHSQQAHNASSATSSRDTIVVGHNTDESDIGVAFDAEADVPRQNDHQDEVETPPIANATSAWAETLEEHESDGNRVPFYPGDRRGPAFVIDICKPQRSTDSNHSFVAMPSLESLQPEEIEYLRWKGCFSLPPRPLQEALIKAYFHHAHSFEPVLDPQDFFCAYSKGQLSLLLLWSVFMCAATFVEDSLFFVNLFESPLTFKRHAFQRAKTLYDADYEKNKVTLIQSVFLMGHFYADAEDRLGPWHWNGIAISLSHTIGIHMLTSPARNGIRPLWRRIWWCIYYREVWLSMGQGRPMRISLDHCSTPMPGLYDTSPSCSPEYQHYAPEELGILFGIWLKLIEVTRIMGRILSLNYTIKGARPSRAIIERDENEIRANWIHDGNNDQSPVLASHVYQYRLHTQPFLHEAPDGVPDDEQDGWKEFANSKLRTAAAHATHAINCMMAEDLIKFSQTIAVLTISPPIQIHLLEMASSKSLSNKLAKHNLALCLLALDEMRKSYVSADAAYKLFDRARIMVEKSLGEDAVVSRDLVAAANSSREAQGIETSEWLDDSTPVGHEFASVGLFSALWMPFANLIPDESLESSF; this is encoded by the exons ATGTGCCAACTGCGCGGTGGACAACATTCCCTGCGAGATGAAGACCC GAACACGGATATACTGCCTGCCATATCTGATCCAGGGACGCAAGAGAATCCTATGTCCTTAGAACAAACTCCTCCAGCAACACGACTCTGCACTTCACAAAGCGAGAGCCCCCACTGGGATACATCTGGTCTAGCGAAAGACTGCGAACCATCTCGTTGGGGCTCGATGACTGATGCCGTTCATTTATCGCCGGACCACTCCCAGCAAGCCCATAATGCTTCATCTGCCACTTCTAGCCGAGACACTATTGTTGTTGGACACAATACCGATGAAAGCGATATAGGTGTAGCATTTGACGCAGAAGCTGATGTACCAAGACAAAACGACCACCAAGATGAAGTAGAAACACCCCCGATTGCAAATGCCACATCAGCATGGGCTGAGACTCTTGAAGAGCATGAGAGTGATGGTAATCGAGTGCCTTTCTATCCAG GTGATAGAAGAGGACCGGCTTTCGTGATAGATATCTGCAAACCCCAAAGATCAACTGACAGCAATCACTCTTTTGTTGCTATGCCTTCTTTAGAGTCCCTCCAACCAGAGGAAATCGAGTATCTTCGATGGAAAGGTTGCTTTTCATTGCCTCCGCGTCCACTTCAAGAAGCCCTCATCAAAGCGTATTTCCATCATGCTCATTCTTTTGAGCCAGTCCTGGATCCTCAAGACTTTTTCTGTGCATATAGTAAAGGTCAACTTAGTTTACTACTTCTCTGGTCGGTCTTTATGTGCGCTGCAACT TTTGTTGAAGATAGTCTGTTCTTCGTGAACCTCTTCGAATCTCCACTTACTTTTAAACGACACGCCTTCCAGCGTGCAAAG ACACTGTACGACGCAGATTATGAGAAAAACAAAGTTACGTTGATCCAGTCCGTGTTTCTTATGGGACACTTCTACGCAGACGCCGAAGATCGTCTGGGCCCTTGGCACTGGAACGGCATTGCTATTAGCCTATCTCATACCATCGGTATTCACATGCTGACATCTCCCGCACGAAACGGCATTCGACCTTTATGGCGTCGTATCTGGTGGTGTATTTACTACCGCGAAGTATGGCTGTCAATGGGCCAAGGTCGACCAATGAGGATATCTCTGGATCATTGCTCAACTCCAATGCCGGGATTATACGATACGAGTCCCAGCTGCTCGCCAGAGTACCAACACTACGCACCCGAGGAGCTCGGCATACTCTTTGGGATATGGCTAAAGTTGATCGAGGTAACACGCATCATGGGAAGAATATTATCACTTAACTATACCATAAAGGGAGCAAGGCCTTCCAGGGCCATCATCGAAAGAGACGAAAATGAGATTCGAGCCAACTGGATTCATGATGGGAACAACGATCAGAGTCCAGTGCTGGCTTCTCATGTATATCAATATCGACTTCACACTCA GCCATTTCTCCACGAAGCACCAGACGGAGTTCCAGATGATGAGCAGGACGGTTGGAAAGAGTTTGCAAATAGCAAGCTTCGGACTGCAGCCGCTCATGCGACTCATGCCATCAATTGTATGATGGCAGAAGATCTGATTAAGTTCTCCCAAACGATTGC TGTGCTCACGATTAGCCCGCCAATCCAGATCCATCTGCTGGAGATGGCATCATCCAAGTCGTTGTCCAACAAACTGGCAAAGCACAACTTGGCCCTGTGCTTGCTGGCTCTGGATGAGATGCGGAAGTCTTATGTCTCGGCAGACGCAGCGTATAAGCTATTCGACCGCGCCAGGATCATGGTGGAGAAATcgcttggagaagatgcagTGGTTTCGCGAGATCTCGTAGCCGCAGCCAACTCGTCACGAGAAGCTCAGGGGATTGAGACTTCTGAATGGCTCGATGACTCTACGCCTGTGGGCCATGAATTTGCATCGGTGGGCTTGTTTTCTGCCCTATGGATGCCATTTGCAAACCTCATACCAGACGAGTCTCTAGAAAGTTCATTCTAG